GAGAAAAACTGGCCTTTGAGCGTTCTGCTTTTCCTGCCATTACTCACATCGATTTTTCAGCTCGTATTCAAACGGTCCATCAAGAAACGAACCCAAGATACTGGAAGCTGTTAAGTGCATTTAAGGAACGTACCGGAGTGGGGATGGTGGTTAACACCAGCTTTAATGTTCGGGGTGAACCGATTGTATGTACTCCGGAAGATGCATATCGGTGTTTTATGAATACGGAAATGGATTATCTTGTGATTGGCAATTATGTTTTTGATAAAGCTGAGCAGCCTGAGTGGGAGAAGGATATTAGATTTGAAAAGGATTGACAGCATAAATTGTAAATTCCGACGCAGAGCGTCAGGAACCAGTTAGTTTATTAATAAAGTTGAGATGAATGCACATACAGAAACTGAATAATTAATCACTCTGGATCAGAATATTTACATAGTAGTTTTGTAAATGAATCTCGTTCCTGACGCTCTGCGTTGGAACGAAAAAATGTTGGATAATATGGAAACACTGAAAGATTTATGGAACTTCATGAAGCAGCGGAAGAAATTCTGGCTGGCTCCGGTTATCATTGTGCTGCTTTTACTCGGTTTTCTAATTGTGATTGGAGGCGGTTCATCCATCGCTCCATTCATTTATACCCTGTTTTAATATGCTGGAACCTCGATCTCTCGAATTTATCAAGGAAGATCCGTCAACACCCAAAACACAGTTGGTGATTGTAACCGGGCTTCTGGTACTGGCCGCTATCTTTGATAGTGAAGTCATCGCCTACCTTGCATTAGTAGTTGGGCTGTTGTCTTTTATCCCGCCTATTGGCAATATAATGGTTTGGGGATGGTACAAGCTGGCCGAAGGACTGGGTTGGTTCAATTCCCGGGTATTGCTATCGCTGGTTTATTATTTCATCGTGACGCCCATTGCCCTGTTGTTTCGATTGTTCGGGAATGATCCGCTGCTGCTGAAAGACACTAAAGGAAGTATGTATAACTGCCGCGAACATACTTACACGAAAGAAGACCTGGAAAACCCGTGGTAAAGAGAATAGTTTTAGTTGCTGTACTTGCGCTTATAGGTATCAGTTCCGGATTTGCACAGCATAAAATTGGGCTGAACATTGAAGCAGGACCGAATTTTGGCAACATCATTCAGAATGAAAGCAAAGAATATGAATCAAATTTCGGTTCAGGATTTCAGGGAGGTGTGGGGCTGACTTACCGGATCTATTCCAAAGTTCACATCCAGACAGGTATTGGGTTTTCGCAGGTGAATTTGAGCAGAGATTATGATTCAGATCCATATCAAGGGCAGGGAGGACCTCAACTTCCGGCAATCATCCCTATGAAGTACGAATTTATGCTGATTGATGTGCCGGTAGAAGCCGGTTACTCGTTGTTGTTTGGTGATGTTGAGGTAGGTTTTCATGGGAGCCTTCGTCCCACATTTGTAACTGCGGTAAATAACGAACGTTACTTTTTCCAGGATGAAGACGGGGTTGCACAATTAGAGCTGGATATCTCGGATGAAATGAAACCTTTCATTTTGGTGGGAGAAGCCGGAGTTCAAATCCGCTATAGCCTGGACGAAAATACATCGGCTTTTGGTGGTTTTAAAGCTGGCTATGATCTAACCGGTATTCAAAAAAATAACGCCGGTAACGGACACCTGTTTCGGGCCGGATTTACATTAGGCCTGGCAATCAGCCTGAATTAACTTTCTTCCTCTACTTTCTCCAGGCTGACGGCATTCATGCAATAGCGAAGGCCGCTGGGCTCAGGTCCGTCGGGAAAAACATGCCCCAGATGCGCATCACACACATTGCAAAGAGCTTCTATCCGTACCATGCCATGTGAGGAATCCATTTCATACTTGACGGCACTTTCTTCTACAGGTTGGGTAAAAGAAGGCCATCCGGAGCTGCTTTCGAATTTAGAAGTCCCGTCAAAGAGTTCGGTACCACAGCAAACGCAGGCATATAAGCCGGGATCAAAACGGTAGCACATGTCGCTGGATCCGGGGCGTTCCGTCCCTTTCAACCGTGTGATGGCGAATTGTTCATCCGTGAGTTCCTGTTTCCATTCTTCCTCGGTCTTCTCAACTCTGCGGCTTGGATCGGGATTACCGTTTTTTGCAAATTCCTTTAGGTCTTTCCAGGTAAGCATTCTTAAGCGTGTTTAAATCAATTTATAGTATCCACCGGACGTGCAATCATGATTCCGGTATTTTTTGAATTTGGTTTGAGGAAGGAACTCAGCGGCTCATCAGAAACTTCAACCTTAAGATTCGATTGTGAAGCATGCATCAGGTGGAGTTTGCCGTCAACTTCTACCAGAACACCAACGTGAGCTACATCCAGACCTTCAATGCT
The nucleotide sequence above comes from Gracilimonas sp.. Encoded proteins:
- a CDS encoding DUF5989 family protein codes for the protein METLKDLWNFMKQRKKFWLAPVIIVLLLLGFLIVIGGGSSIAPFIYTLF
- a CDS encoding SxtJ family membrane protein — translated: MLEPRSLEFIKEDPSTPKTQLVIVTGLLVLAAIFDSEVIAYLALVVGLLSFIPPIGNIMVWGWYKLAEGLGWFNSRVLLSLVYYFIVTPIALLFRLFGNDPLLLKDTKGSMYNCREHTYTKEDLENPW
- a CDS encoding outer membrane beta-barrel protein → MVKRIVLVAVLALIGISSGFAQHKIGLNIEAGPNFGNIIQNESKEYESNFGSGFQGGVGLTYRIYSKVHIQTGIGFSQVNLSRDYDSDPYQGQGGPQLPAIIPMKYEFMLIDVPVEAGYSLLFGDVEVGFHGSLRPTFVTAVNNERYFFQDEDGVAQLELDISDEMKPFILVGEAGVQIRYSLDENTSAFGGFKAGYDLTGIQKNNAGNGHLFRAGFTLGLAISLN
- the msrB gene encoding peptide-methionine (R)-S-oxide reductase MsrB, which translates into the protein MLTWKDLKEFAKNGNPDPSRRVEKTEEEWKQELTDEQFAITRLKGTERPGSSDMCYRFDPGLYACVCCGTELFDGTSKFESSSGWPSFTQPVEESAVKYEMDSSHGMVRIEALCNVCDAHLGHVFPDGPEPSGLRYCMNAVSLEKVEEES